The genomic stretch GTTATCGCATTGAAAATCTTGGAGAAGGGTGTGGTCGGAAACTGGTAGACATGGCCGCTTTGGTGTCCCAAGAGAACATGGTCACTCCCACTCTGGTGTCTCGCACCGGGCGGCACTTGCAGCGGTACAGCAAGCATGGCTCTCGCCAAGTCGTCGGGTtcgtattctctctctctctctctctctgattatTTGTGTGAAGATTGCTTCTGATTCGATGCGAGCCAGAATCCTGAAATTGATGTCTGAGGCTACTAGGAGAAAGGCGAGGTTTATATCCATACTGTCATGCGAATCGACCAATAGATCGACAACCAATTGAGAATGATACTAGGAAATTGTATTTTAAGCCACCGAGTGTACTGAACGACTCGTTCTTGGTTTCGGTTTTGTGCCGAACTATTTGCAGGTGCATTCCGTACAGATTCAAAAGCAGAGAAAAGGGTTCTTTGGTGGACGAGACAGGAGAAGAAGTGGAGGTGCTCGTCATAAGTTCCCAGAAAGGGAAAGGTCTGTTGTTTCCCAAGGTAAAAGATTTAACTCATTTTGACTGGTGTGGTTTTGATAGGTTGAATTAGCGATTAACTGTTAATCTCACCGTGCTTTTCGTCCGTTCGTTGTTCGTCTCAGGGAGGTTGGGAAATGGATGAATCCATGAACGCCGCAGCTTTGCGGGAGACCGTGGAGGAAGCTGGCGTCCGAGGTACTATTGAGGTGAGTGAGTTCATACACAGTCttgcaatgcaaatttttttttccaagaatagAAGTTGATTTGTGCAAAAACAAGATGGTCTGAAATCTTACAGGACATGGATATAGGCACTTGAGCGTTGACCTCTAGAAGTGAagaccctttcttttctttagttcaAAATTTATGGATTTATCATTCTATACCCGAGGAGTATGAATAGGAAATCTGAATAGGTCGAGTTTTTTGGAAGTCAACTGAGTGTTAGATGCGTACATCTTTTGTTCACGATCACGCCTGAGATGAAAGAGTAAAGTCCACAACTTCGTTCGCTCCTCCGAGAAGATGCGGTCAGACTATTAACACTGAACCGCTGCTCGTTTCCTTGTGTTTCAGAGGCAACTAGGCAAATGGAGTTTCAAAAGCAAGAGCCAGGACGCGGTTTATGAGGGATACATGTTCCCGTTGCTCGTGGACGAGCAGCTGGAGATCTGGCCGGAGAAGAACGTCCGACGAAGATACTGGGTAAGAGCTTGTGCCCGAAAGCTTTTACTTTCTGTGCTACTGACTAAATGGAAAACTAGATTATATAGCGAATCTGACGATGGATGGATGAATGGTTGATGCAGATGAATGTGAGAGAAGCTAGAGAGGTATGTCAGCATGGGTGGATGAAGGAAGCCCTGGATGTTCTAGTGAGCCGTCTCGCCTCCAAGGAAGGAGGAGATCTTCCCTCGCTATGACGTTGCTCAATCGGACTCTGTATATAGAATTGCAGTGATCACTGAATGGAGGAAAAGAGGTGAGGCGCGACTTTTCGATCCCGAGCGGTTTTGGGGAGAGGATTAGGGGAGGTTATGAAGTTGTATCATTTAGATACTAAGGGCAGGCGGTAGGAGCTATTAGAGATTCAGGAACCAGTCCATCCATGTTTTCAAAGCAAATGTATAGCATTGTTTCTCATGGTAATAGGATCAGCAAAAATCTCTCTGGCCAGTAAAGTTGTAAGTGATGGTATGCCGTCGCTTTTCTTCTTCAAGAGTACAAAATCACTCAGTCTCCTCTCTATGCTAGTGAAATGCTGGTGCAAGaattctcttttgtcttttcatttacAATATATACGTAAGAATATGCAGTAAGGATTAGGACTTTGCTAGGATTAGAGATTTGGTGAAATGCTGGTGCAAGaattctcttttgtcttttcatttacAATATATACGTAAGAATATGCAGTAAGGATTAGGACTTTGCTAGGATTAGAGATTTGGTGAAGTACGTTGAAAGCAAATGGCCTGAGTAAAGTTGGCGTGGGAGCGTGTCGCATGGCTCAATCTCGCCGGGGAATCAAGCAAGAGCCAGGCCGACCATGGGTCAACCATCTCTTTCGGTCCTTTTCGATCCTCTTATGTCCTCACAAACATCGCGAATTGAAAGCTCTGAAGAATGTGAAGGAGACAAACAGCGCAACGAGCAAACTGAATATTGCTGTGAAATGCTATGTGCCAAAAGTGTCTGGCCAGCTCTCCGAGTCCGTTACCCAAAGCTAACTGCAGGAGAGATTATGAACATCTGCTGATGGATCCCCAGAAAGTAACAGGATCAACTGGACTCCATCAGCTCTGCTCCTCTTCCGCACCACACTTTCCAAATTCCAATACTTATGACTTGCCATAACAAGTCCGAAGCGAGAATTACTTGGCCAGCGACGAGGGGTCGGTGTTCCGGCATTTTCCCGGCCGTGCTGCCGCGTAACTCTCGGTTCTGTCTTCATGTTATggtaaaaaaactaaaatggaCTGGATAACAAGCTATGGCCGGAATTGGGAATTCAGAAGTACAGAGCCATTTGAAGTGATGAACGCCGTCATTATCTTCTGAAGATCAACAAGTTCTCCTCAACATTAGTGCTCTGAATTTTCGCCCGCAAAAGTTTTTAGAGGATATCTCGAATTCGTCGGAGGAGGATAAATCTAATAGTAAGGCctaaatgaaagaacaaaaattctGTGTTGGTAATCACTAGCAACATTTGGAGACTTTCAAATATTGTTCGTGTAAGGACATAGGGCTACCACGGTGTAATATTGTTCGCTTTGGACCCACTCGCTCTCATGACTTTAAAACGAGTTACACAAAGTAGAGGACCCCAAACATTTATCAACTAGCCTAGGACTCCATCTTCGGCGATGTGCGACAAGAGACATGTGCTTGGCCTTGCCCCACGCATGTCCAGGCTAGAGGCGCTACCTCTCCTACCATTAGGGTGTCAAAACTAAACTGAAAATTGAACCAAAACCTAAACTGAACTGAACCGAAACGAAATTTCATATATTTCCAGTTCAGTTCAATTTCGGTTCGattaatagtaaaaaaattggA from Rhodamnia argentea isolate NSW1041297 chromosome 2, ASM2092103v1, whole genome shotgun sequence encodes the following:
- the LOC115734232 gene encoding nudix hydrolase 18, mitochondrial-like; protein product: MLCYFGFAPGYRIENLGEGCGRKLVDMAALVSQENMVTPTLVSRTGRHLQRYSKHGSRQVVGCIPYRFKSREKGSLVDETGEEVEVLVISSQKGKGLLFPKGGWEMDESMNAAALRETVEEAGVRGTIERQLGKWSFKSKSQDAVYEGYMFPLLVDEQLEIWPEKNVRRRYWMNVREAREVCQHGWMKEALDVLVSRLASKEGGDLPSL